One Carettochelys insculpta isolate YL-2023 chromosome 15, ASM3395843v1, whole genome shotgun sequence DNA window includes the following coding sequences:
- the LOC142021368 gene encoding kazal-type serine protease inhibitor domain-containing protein 1-like → MKLLEVILVLVALVQVFQSFPTLYYRSWLRLLWEGDSCGKCNLELCSKPAHCQAGTVLDRCGCCSECGNVEGQICDLDKVNHFYGQCGRNLECRLDAHETKFGEIPEPQCVCKSQESVCGSEGKTYENVCQFNEAYSEKRRNISMKHKGPCESGPVISVPPQDAQNFMGNDIIFGCEASAYPLPHLQWKKKGDKMFLPGDDAHISIQVRGGPQKYGVTGWLQIQGIKKSDEGIYICQAKNKYGIAQASARLKVIDGAASTFQISAVNRITNYTTDYGDYYDHTEYEEGEESESGDSES, encoded by the exons ATGAAGCTCTTGGAGGTTATTTTAGTGCTGGTAGCCCTGGTACAAGTTTTTCAGAGTTTCCCTACCTTGTACTATAGGAGTTGGTTGAGATTGCTATGGGAAGGAGATAGCTGTGGAAAATGCAATTTGGAACTTTGCTCCAAGCCTGCGCACTGTCAAGCCGGGACTGTGTTAGATCGGTGTGGCTGCTGTTCTGAATGTGGGAATGTGGAAGGGCAGATCTGTGATTTAGACAAGGTCAATCATTTCTATGGGCAATGTGGGAGGAACTTGGAGTGCAGGCTGGATGCCCATGAAACCAAGTTTGGGGAAATCCCTGAGCCACAATGTGTCTGCAAATCCCAGGAAAGTGTCTGTGGCTCTGAAGGCAAGACCTATGAGAACGTCTGCCAATTCAATGAGGCTTATTCTGAGAAGAGAAGAAATATCAGCATGAAACACAAAGGACCATGTGAATCAG GTCCTGTTATTTCTGTGCCACCTCAGGATGCTCAGAATTTCATGGGTAATGACATCATCTTTGGCTGTGAGGCGTCCGCCTATCCTCTGCCACACCTTCAGTGGAAGAAAAAAGGGGATAAAATGTTTCTGCCAGGAGACGATGCCCACATCTCAATCCAG GTGAGAGGTGGGCCTCAGAAGTACGGCGTGACAGGCTGGCTGCAAATTCAAGGAATCAAGAAATCAGATGAAGGCATCTACATCTGCCAAGCAAAAAACAAGTATGGCATTGCACAGGCATCTGCAAGACTCAAAGTCATTGATG GAGCAGCCTCTACATTTCAGATTTCTGCGGTCAACAGAATCACAAACTACACAACAGATTATGGAGACTATTATGACCACACTGAATATGAAGAGGGGGAAGAATCTGAATCTGGAGACTCTGAAAGCTGA